A window of the Drosophila simulans strain w501 chromosome 2L, Prin_Dsim_3.1, whole genome shotgun sequence genome harbors these coding sequences:
- the LOC6731761 gene encoding stress-activated protein kinase JNK — MTTAQHQHYTVEVGDTNFTIHSRYINLRPIGSGAQGIVCAAYDTITQQNVAIKKLSRPFQNVTHAKRAYREFKLMKLVNHKNIIGLLNAFTPQRNLEEFQDVYLVMELMDANLCQVIQMDLDHDRMSYLLYQMLCGIKHLHSAGIIHRDLKPSNIVVKADCTLKILDFGLARTAGTTFMMTPYVVTRYYRAPEVILGMGYTENVDIWSVGCIMGEMIRGGVLFPGTDHIDQWNKIIEQLGTPSPSFMQRLQPTVRNYVENRPRYTGYSFDRLFPDGLFPNDNNQNSRRKASDARNLLSKMLVIDPEQRISVDEALKHEYINVWYDAEEVDAPAPEPYDHSVDEREHTVEQWKELIYEEVMDYEAHNTNNRTR; from the exons ATGACGACAGCTCAGCACCAGCACTACACCGTCGAGGTGGGAGACACCAACTTCACCATCCACAGTCGGTACATTAACCTACGACCCATAGGATCAGGTGCCCAAGGAATAGTATG CGCCGCTTACGATACTATCACCCAGCAAAATGTGGCGATTAAGAAACTATCTCGACCATTCCAAAATGTAACCCATGCCAAGCGAGCATATAGGGAATTCAAGCTAATGAAGCTTGTTAACCATAAAAAC ATTATTGGCTTACTTAATGCTTTTACGCCGCAAAGGAACTTGGAGGAGTTTCAGGATGTCTACCTGGTCATGGAGCTGATGGACGCTAATCTCTGCCAGGTCATCCAAATGGACCTGGATCACGACAGAATGTCCTATTTGCTTTATCAAATGTTGTGCGGAATAAAACATTTACACTCAGCAGGAATTATTCACAGA GACTTAAAGCCATCCAATATAGTTGTAAAGGCCGACTGCACTCTAAAAATTTTGGATTTCGGTCTGGCACGTACTGCAGGAACTACCTTCATGATGACTCCCTATGTGGTCACCCGATATTACAGGGCTCCAGAGGTCATTTTGGGCATGGGATACACAGAGAACGTGGACATATGGTCCGTCGGTTGCATCATGGGCGAAATGATACGGGGCGGTGTGCTGTTTCCTGGAACGGATCATATAGATCAGTGGAATAAAATTATTG AGCAATTAGGTACACCATCTCCCTCATTTATGCAGCGGTTACAGCCAACCGTCCGAAACTATGTGGAAAATCGTCCTAGATACACTGGATACTCATTTGATAGACTTTTCCCCGATGGCTTGTTTCCAAATGATAATAATCAGAATAGCCGCCGGAAGGCTTCTGACGCTAGAAATCTTCTTAGTAAAATGCTAGTCATTGATCCAGAGCAGCGGATATCTGTGGACGAGGCTTTGAAGCATGAATATATCAACGTGTGGTATGATGCTGAGGAAGTGGATGCT CCCGCTCCGGAGCCATATGATCACAGCGTGGACGAGAGGGAACACACTGTGGAGCAGTGGAAGGAGCTAATCTATGAGGAAGTCATGGACTACGAAGCACACAACACAAATAATAGAACGCGGTAG
- the LOC6731762 gene encoding phospholipid phosphatase 6, with translation MRTSSPVLKYLLEKDVQVSKHFVVAVSNLSFFKSLRIHSRFLEISCDGIAWFVSWIAFIWLLSSKSLYQMQVNMLFGLILDVVIVAVLKALVRRRRPVASKDMLTIGPDKFSFPSGHASRAFFVLLFFAKLYPLHIIFLMPVTAWAVSVAISRLILQRHYVLDICAGAAIGVLEALIVGLLWISEETAFSIVGFVTEETVDSME, from the exons ATGAGAACG TCATCACCAGTACTTAAATACCTCTTGGAGAAGGATGTACAGGTGTCGAAGCATTTCGTGGTAGCCGTCTCCAACCTGTCGTTCTTCAAATCTCTGCGAATCCACAGCAGATTTCTGGAGATATCCTGCGATGGAATCGCCTGGTTCGTCTCATGGATAGCCTTCATCTGGTTGCTCAGCTCGAAGAGCTTGTATCAAATGCAAGTCAATATGCTCTTCGGCCTGATACTGGATGTAGTGATCGTGGCCGTGCTGAAGGCGCTGGTTCGTCGTAGGCGACCGGTGGCCAGCAAGGATATGCTGACCATTGGACCCGATAAGTTCAGCTTTCCCTCAGGTCACGCCTCCCGTGCGTTCTTCGTGCTCCTGTTCTTCGCCAAGCTGTACCCGCTCCACATCATATTCCTAATGCCGGTCACAGCTTGGGCTGTAAGCGTGGCCATCTCACGGCTCATCCTCCAGCGTCATTATGTTTTGGATATCTGCGCCGGTGCTGCCATCGGAGTGTTGGAGGCACTAATCGTGGGGCTTCTGTGGATCAGCGAGGAAACTGCATTTAGCATTGTGGGCTTTGTTACCGAGGAAACTGTCGACAGCATGGAGTAA
- the LOC6731763 gene encoding tyrosine-protein kinase transmembrane receptor Ror has translation MNKYSAFIVCISLLLLFTKKDVGSHNVDSGIYGFQQSSGICHIYNGTICRDVLSNAHVFVSPNLTMNDLEERLKAAYGVIKESKDMNANCRMYALPSLCFSSMPICRTPERTNLLYFANVATNAKQLKNVTIRRKRTKSKDIKNISIFKKKSTIYEDVFSTDISSKYPPTRESENLKRICREECELLENELCQKEYAIAKRHPVIGMVGVEDCQKLPQHKDCLSLGITIEVDKTENCYWEDGSTYRGVANVSASGKPCLRWSWLMKEISDFPELIGQNYCRNPGSVENSPWCFVDSSRERIIELCDIPKCADKIWIAIVGTTAAIILIFIIIFAIILFKRRTIMHYGMRNIHNINTPSADKNIYGNSQLNNAQDAGRGNLGNLSDHVALNSKLIERNTLLRINHFTLQDVEFLEELGEGAFGKVYKGQLLQPNKTTITVAIKALKENASVKTQQDFKREIELISDLKHQNIVCILGVVLNKEPYCMLFEYMANGDLHEFLISNSPTEGKSLSQLEFLQIALQISEGMQYLSAHHYVHRDLAARNCLVNEGLVVKISDFGLSRDIYSSDYYRVQSKSLLPVRWMPSESILYGKFTTESDVWSFGVVLWEIYSYGMQPYYGFSNQEVINLIRSRQLLSAPENCPTAVYSLMIECWHEQSVKRPTFTDISNRLKTWHEGHFKASNPEM, from the exons ATGAACAAATATTCGGCATTTATAGTGTGCATTTCGCTCCtgcttttatttacaaaaaaggATGTGGGTAGCCATAATGTGGACTCCGGAATATATGG TTTCCAGCAATCATCGGGTATCTGCCATATTTACAATGGCACCATTTGTCGCGATGTCTTGAGCAATGCCCATGTTTTCGTATCCCCCAATCTCACCATGAACGACTTGGAGGAGCGATTAAAGGCAGCTTATGGAGTAATCAAGGAGTCCAA AGATATGAACGCAAATTGCCGCATGTACGCTTTGCCCAGCTTGTGTTTCAGTTCAATGCCAATTTGCAGGACTCCTGAGCGCACGAATCTCTTGTACTTCGCCAACGTGGCCACGAATGCCAAGCAGCTGAAGAACGTCACCATTCGCAGGAAGAGAACCAAGTCCAAGGACATTAAGAACATAAGCATATTCAAGAAGAAGTCCACCATCTACGAGGATGTGTTCAGCACGGACATATCGAGTAAATACCCACCAACCAGAGAGTCTGAGAACCTAAAGCGCATTTGCCGCGAGGAGTGCGAACTTCTGGAGAACGAGCTGTGCCAGAAGGAGTATGCCATTGCCAAGCGACATCCCGTCATCGGGATGGTGGGTGTGGAGGATTGCCAGAAGCTGCCGCAGCACAAGGACTGCCTGTCCTTGGGCATCACCATTGAGGTGGATAAGACGGAGAATTGTTACTGGGAGGATGGATCGACATACAGAGGTGTTGCGAACGTCTCCGCATCCGGAAAGCCATGTTTGCGATGGTCTTGGCTGATGAAGGAAATCTCCGATTTCCCCGAGCTCATCGGTCAGAATTATTGCAG AAATCCTGGAAGTGTTGAAAATAGTCCTTGGTGTTTTGTGGACTCCTCGCGTGAACGCATAATCGAACTTTGTGATATTCCAAAATGCGCGGACAAAATATGGATTGCCATTGTCGGAACGACTGCAGCCATTAttctaatatttataattatatttgccATAATACTTTTCAAAAGAAGAACAATCATGCACTATGGAATGAGGAATATTCATAAT ATAAACACACCCAGCGCCGATAAAAATATCTACGGAAATTCGCAGCTTAATAACGCACAAGATGCTGGCAGGGGCAATCTGGGAAATCTATCCGATCACGTTGCTTTGAACTCCAAACTCATCGAGAGGAATACTCTGCTGAGGATAAACCACTTTACGCTGCAGGATGTTGAGTTTCTGGAGGAGCTGGGCGAAGGAGCTTTCG GAAAAGTTTATAAGGGACAGCTCCTGCAGCCCAACAAAACCACGATAACAGTGGCCATCAAGGCGTTGAAGGAAAACGCCTCGGTGAAAACGCAGCAGGACTTTAAGCGCGAAATCGAACTAATCTCGGATCTGAAGCATCAGAATATAGTGTGCATATTGGGCGTTGTGCTCAACAAGGAGCCCTACTGCATGCTGTTCGAGTACATGGCCAATGGTGATCTGCACGAATTCCTGATCTCAAACTCACCCACCGAAGGCAAGTCGCTGTCGCAGTTGGAATTCCTGCAAATAGCTCTACAAATCAGCGAGGGAATGCAGTATCTGTCCGCCCATCATTATGTACATCGCGACTTGGCAGCTCGCAATTGCCTGGTAAACGAGGGTCTGGTTGTGAAGATATCCGATTTTGGACTATCCAGAGACATTTACAGCTCGGATTATTATCG AGTTCAGTCAAAGTCGCTATTGCCTGTGAGATGGATGCCCTCGGAATCAATATTGTATGGAAAGTTTACCACAGAGAGCGATGTTTGGTCCTTTGGAGTCGTTCTTTGGGAAATATACAGCTATGGAATGCAG CCATACTACGGTTTTAGCAATCAGGAAGTAATCAATCTCATCCGTTCACGGCAACTGCTCTCCGCTCCGGAAAACTGTCCCACAGCTGTCTACTCGCTCATGATCGAGTGCTGGCATGAGCAGTCAGTAAAACGTCCAACATTCACAGATATTTCGAACCGTCTCAAAACTTGGCACGAGGGCCACTTTAAGGCCAGTAATCCAGAAATGTAA
- the LOC6731764 gene encoding FUN14 domain-containing protein 1, which produces MTNYSEIFKKVFSDIGQRSAYSQMLIGVSSGWVTGYTTMKIGKFAAFAVGGSIILLEIAHQEGLVKINWSKLDKSVDKLADKVEASLGREKNWKDKTERYVDNQLDRAESLLTRNGKKVAKWYTKLIGDEEGPKVNDLHIFLASFFGGVALGIATG; this is translated from the exons atgactAATTATTCGGAAATTTTTAAGAAAGTTTTTAGCGATATTGGCCAACGCTCAGCATATTCGCAGATGCTTATTGGCGTCTCATCAGGATG GGTCACAGGATATACAACTATGAAGATTGGCAAATTTGCTGCCTTTGCAGTTGGCGGCAGCATAATCTTGCTCGAAATCGCCCACCAGGAAGGacttgtgaaaataaattggtcTAAGTTGGATAAGAGCGTGGATAAGCTCGCCGACAAAGTGGAAGCCTCGCTGGGTCGTGAGAAGAACTGGAAGGATAag ACCGAGAGATATGTCGACAATCAATTAGACAGAGCGGAAAGCCTCCTAACCCGAAACGGCAAGAAAGTGGCGAAATGGTACACCAAACTGATTGGCGATGAGGAGGGTCCAAAAGTCAACGATCTGCACATATTTTTGGCATCATTTTTCGGTGGCGTTGCCCTGGGCATTGCTACTGGATAA
- the LOC6731765 gene encoding phosphatidylinositol 3,4,5-trisphosphate 3-phosphatase and dual-specificity protein phosphatase PTEN isoform X2 — translation MANTISLMSNVIRNVVSKKRIRYKEKGYNLDLTYINDNIIAMGYPAPDKLEGLFRNRLEDVFKLLEENHAQHYKVYNLCSERSYDVDKFHGRVAVYPFDDHNPPTIELIQRFCSDVDLWLKEDSSNVVAVHCKAGKGRTGTMICAYLVFSGLKKSADEALAWYDEKRTKDRKGVTIPSQRRYVQYFSKLVCSSVPYSKVSLNVCEIRFSESSCVQNLGTVECSVSVLHDSATENSKPDILKTFAIDFQESFVLTIKPSLPVSGDVKFKLTQKSPDKIIGHFWLNTYFVRNYSPCESNGTVNKYIHTLSKSEIDDVHKDSEHKRFSEEFKISIVFEAENFSNDVQAEASEKERNENVLNFERSDYDSLSPNCYTEKKVLTAIVNDNTAKSQTIETLDHKDIVVNQHTCNQCLLRTYNSW, via the exons ATGGCCAACACTATTTCGTTAATGTCCAACGTGATACGCAATGTAGTGAGTAAAAAACGTATACGATACAAAGAAAAAGGATACAATTTGGATTTAACAT ACATTAATGATAACATAATTGCCATGGGCTATCCAGCACCGGATAAACTAGAGGGCCTATTCAGAAATCGTCTGGAAGATGTCTTCAAGCTATTGGAAGAGAATCATGCCCAGCATTATAAAGTCTATAACCTATGCTCGGAGCGTAGTTACGACGTTGATAAATTTCACGGG AGAGTAGCTGTTTATCCGTTCGATGATCATAACCCTCCAACGATTGAGTTAATACAACGATTTTGCAGTGATGTTGATTTGTGGCTCAAGGAAGATTCGTCCAATGTCGTAGCCGTGCACTGTAAAGCTGGAAAAGGCAGAACCG gTACCATGATCTGTGCATATTTAGTGTTCAGTGGACTTAAAAAATCCGCCGACGAGGCACTAGCGTGGTATGATGAGAAGCGTACAAAGGACCGAAAAGGTGTGACAATCCCATCTCAGCGTCGATATGTTCAGTATTTTTCCAAACTAGTTTGTTCAAGTGTTCCATATTCGAAAGTAAGCCTTAAC GTATGTGAAATACGCTTCTCGGAGTCCAGTTGTGTGCAAAACTTAGGCACGGTAGAATGTTCAGTATCTGTATTACACGACTCAGCCACAGAAAATTCAAAGCCAGAT ATACTGAAAACCTTTGCGATTGATTTTCAAGAATCATTTGTTTTGACCATTAAACCATCATTACCAGTTTCCGGCGATGTAAAATTCAAACTCACACAAAAATCACCAGATAAAATCATTGGTCACTTTTGGCTAAACACGTATTTTGTGCGAAACTATTCAC CTTGCGAGTCCAATGGAACagttaacaaatatatacacactttAAGCAAATCGGAAATCGATGATGTACATAAAGACAGCGAACATAAAAGGTTTTCAGAGGAATTCAAG ATTTCAATCGTTTTCGAGGCAGAAAATTTTAGCAATGATGTTCAAGCTGAAGCGTCCGAAAAAGAGAGAaacgaaaatgttttaaatttcgaaAGATCAGACTATGACAGTTTGTCGCCAAACTGCTATACCGAAAAGAAAGTCTTAACTGCGATCGTCAATGATAATACAGCGAAAAGTCAAACAATAGAAACGTTGGATCATAAGGATATAGTT gTGAATCAACATACCTGTAATCAATGCTTATTACGGACTTATAATTCTTGGTGA
- the LOC6731765 gene encoding phosphatidylinositol 3,4,5-trisphosphate 3-phosphatase and dual-specificity protein phosphatase PTEN isoform X1 encodes MANTISLMSNVIRNVVSKKRIRYKEKGYNLDLTYINDNIIAMGYPAPDKLEGLFRNRLEDVFKLLEENHAQHYKVYNLCSERSYDVDKFHGRVAVYPFDDHNPPTIELIQRFCSDVDLWLKEDSSNVVAVHCKAGKGRTGTMICAYLVFSGLKKSADEALAWYDEKRTKDRKGVTIPSQRRYVQYFSKLVCSSVPYSKVSLNVCEIRFSESSCVQNLGTVECSVSVLHDSATENSKPDILKTFAIDFQESFVLTIKPSLPVSGDVKFKLTQKSPDKIIGHFWLNTYFVRNYSPCESNGTVNKYIHTLSKSEIDDVHKDSEHKRFSEEFKISIVFEAENFSNDVQAEASEKERNENVLNFERSDYDSLSPNCYTEKKVLTAIVNDNTAKSQTIETLDHKDIVTKIQYDTSTNSKNTSTACKRKQPNSKTLLPSLNDSTKEEIKRNHIFNQPSIKKTDLIKWQNSEVHITSDTRSINENKNINYNSYITCKQSSPKFNCGTEDGEEDWESGESTYL; translated from the exons ATGGCCAACACTATTTCGTTAATGTCCAACGTGATACGCAATGTAGTGAGTAAAAAACGTATACGATACAAAGAAAAAGGATACAATTTGGATTTAACAT ACATTAATGATAACATAATTGCCATGGGCTATCCAGCACCGGATAAACTAGAGGGCCTATTCAGAAATCGTCTGGAAGATGTCTTCAAGCTATTGGAAGAGAATCATGCCCAGCATTATAAAGTCTATAACCTATGCTCGGAGCGTAGTTACGACGTTGATAAATTTCACGGG AGAGTAGCTGTTTATCCGTTCGATGATCATAACCCTCCAACGATTGAGTTAATACAACGATTTTGCAGTGATGTTGATTTGTGGCTCAAGGAAGATTCGTCCAATGTCGTAGCCGTGCACTGTAAAGCTGGAAAAGGCAGAACCG gTACCATGATCTGTGCATATTTAGTGTTCAGTGGACTTAAAAAATCCGCCGACGAGGCACTAGCGTGGTATGATGAGAAGCGTACAAAGGACCGAAAAGGTGTGACAATCCCATCTCAGCGTCGATATGTTCAGTATTTTTCCAAACTAGTTTGTTCAAGTGTTCCATATTCGAAAGTAAGCCTTAAC GTATGTGAAATACGCTTCTCGGAGTCCAGTTGTGTGCAAAACTTAGGCACGGTAGAATGTTCAGTATCTGTATTACACGACTCAGCCACAGAAAATTCAAAGCCAGAT ATACTGAAAACCTTTGCGATTGATTTTCAAGAATCATTTGTTTTGACCATTAAACCATCATTACCAGTTTCCGGCGATGTAAAATTCAAACTCACACAAAAATCACCAGATAAAATCATTGGTCACTTTTGGCTAAACACGTATTTTGTGCGAAACTATTCAC CTTGCGAGTCCAATGGAACagttaacaaatatatacacactttAAGCAAATCGGAAATCGATGATGTACATAAAGACAGCGAACATAAAAGGTTTTCAGAGGAATTCAAG ATTTCAATCGTTTTCGAGGCAGAAAATTTTAGCAATGATGTTCAAGCTGAAGCGTCCGAAAAAGAGAGAaacgaaaatgttttaaatttcgaaAGATCAGACTATGACAGTTTGTCGCCAAACTGCTATACCGAAAAGAAAGTCTTAACTGCGATCGTCAATGATAATACAGCGAAAAGTCAAACAATAGAAACGTTGGATCATAAGGATATAGTT ACTAAAATTCAATACGACACATCAACCAATTCAAAAAATACTTCGACTGCGTGCAAACGCAAACAGCCTAATAGCAAAACTCTTTTACCAAGCTTGAATGATTCCACAAAAGaggaaataaaacgaaatcatATATTTAATCAACCGTCCATTAAGAAAACTGATTTAATCAAATGGCAGAATAGTGAAGTTCATATCACCTCTGACACTCGAAGTATAAACGAAAATAAGAACATCAATTACAATTCATACATCACATGTAAacaatcctctccaaaattCAACTGTGGTACCGAAGATGGCGAGGAAGATTGGGAATCCG gTGAATCAACATACCTGTAA
- the LOC27206510 gene encoding RNA-binding protein Rsf1, giving the protein MSSMGDQRGTRVYVGNLTDKVKKDDLEGEFTKYGKLNSVWIAFNPPGFAFVEFEHRDDAEKACDILNGSELLGSQLRVEISKGRPRQGRRGGPMDRGGRRGDFGRHSITSGGSGGGGFRQRGSSGSSSRHTERGYSSGRSGASSYNGREGGGSGFNRREVYGGGRDSSRYSSGSSASYGRTGGQSAGRFRSRSPVGNHRF; this is encoded by the coding sequence ATGTCCAGCATGGGTGATCAGCGCGGGACACGGGTGTATGTCGGCAATCTGACCGACAAAGTGAAAAAGGACGATCTGGAGGGGGAGTTCACAAAGTACGGCAAGCTGAATTCGGTGTGGATAGCCTTCAATCCGCCGGGCTTTGCGTTCGTCGAGTTCGAGCACCGCGACGACGCCGAAAAGGCGTGCGACATACTGAACGGATCCGAGCTGCTCGGCTCCCAGCTGCGCGTGGAGATCTCAAAGGGGCGGCCACGCCAGGGTAGGCGTGGCGGACCCATGGACAGGGGCGGACGACGCGGCGACTTTGGCCGGCACAGCATCACAAGCGGTGGTAGCGGCGGAGGCGGTTTCCGGCAACGCGGATCCAGCGGATCCTCAAGCCGGCACACGGAGCGGGGCTATAGCTCCGGCCGATCAGGTGCGAGCAGCTATAATGGCAGAGagggcggcggcagcggcttCAATCGCCGCGAGGTTTACGGCGGTGGACGCGACAGCAGCCGCTACAGCAGCGGAAGCAGCGCCAGCTACGGACGCACTGGTGGTCAGTCGGCCGGACGCTTCAGGTCCCGCTCGCCGGTGGGAAACCATCGATTCTAA
- the LOC6731767 gene encoding REPTOR-binding partner isoform X1: MADMEMQSNKMSITEETQATRKECGKRGRKPGRKTSTEKLDIKAKLERSRQSARECRARKKLRYQYLEELVADREKAVVALRTELERLIQWNNQLSESNTPTNNDQLLQELGILKQE; this comes from the exons ATGGCTGATATGGAAATGCAGAGCAACAAAATGTCAATAACAGAGGAGACACAAGCg ACGCGCAAAGAATGCGGAAAAAGGGGACGAAAACCAGGAAGAAAGACGTCTACTGAAAAATTGGACATCAAAGCCAAACTAG AACGCAGCAGACAAAGTGCCAGGGAATGCCGGGCGCGCAAGAAGCTGCGTTATCAGTACCTGGAGGAACTGGTGGCAGATCGGGAGAAGGCTGTAGTGGCTCTGCGTACGGAACTGGAGCGC TTAATTCAATGGAATAACCAGTTGAGCGAAAGCAACACTCCAACCAACAATGACCAGTTACTTCAGGAACTCGGAATCCTCAAACAAGAATAA
- the LOC6731767 gene encoding REPTOR-binding partner isoform X2 yields MADMEMQSNKMSITEETQATRKECGKRGRKPGRKTSTEKLDIKAKLERSRQSARECRARKKLRYQYLEELVADREKAVVALRTELERVVNSME; encoded by the exons ATGGCTGATATGGAAATGCAGAGCAACAAAATGTCAATAACAGAGGAGACACAAGCg ACGCGCAAAGAATGCGGAAAAAGGGGACGAAAACCAGGAAGAAAGACGTCTACTGAAAAATTGGACATCAAAGCCAAACTAG AACGCAGCAGACAAAGTGCCAGGGAATGCCGGGCGCGCAAGAAGCTGCGTTATCAGTACCTGGAGGAACTGGTGGCAGATCGGGAGAAGGCTGTAGTGGCTCTGCGTACGGAACTGGAGCGCGTCG TTAATTCAATGGAATAA
- the LOC6731768 gene encoding MOB kinase activator-like 3, translated as MALNGFLEFFQKGKTFRPKKPFASGTIRYSLHKQAQASLQSGINLRQVVRLPQGENLNDWLAVHVVDFFNRINLIYGTVSEFCNETTCPTMSGGSRYEYLWADGDLYKKPTALSAQKYIEHLMDWIESQINNEAVFPVSTDVPFPKNFLAICRKILTRLFRVFVHVYIHHFDRIVSIGAEAHVNACYKHFYYFVQEFDMISAKELEPLQEMTSRICKDKD; from the exons ATGgctttaaatggatttttagaATTCTTCCAAAAGGGCAAG ACCTTTAGGCCAAAGAAGCCCTTTGCCTCCGGAACCATTAGGTATTCCTTACATAAGCAAGCCCAGGCCAGTTTGCAATCCGGGATTAATCTGCGGCAAGTGGTGCGTTTGCCGCAAGGGGAGAATCTCAACGACTGGCTAGCTGTGCACG TTGTGGACTTCTTCAATCGCATAAACTTGATCTACGGAACCGTTTCTGAGTTTTGTAACGAAACTACGTGTCCCACGATGTCTGGCGGCTCCAGATATGAGTACTTATGGGCCGATGGAGATCT ATACAAAAAGCCAACCGCCCTCTCAGCCCAAAAGTACATTGAGCATTTAATGGACTGGATTGAGTCACAAATTAACAACGAAGCTGTTTTTCCAGTGTCCACGG ATGTTCCCTTTCCCAAAAACTTCTTAGCAATATGTCGTAAAATTTTAACCCGTCTTTTTCGTGTTTTCGTTCACGTCTATATTCACCACTTCGATCGGATTGTGAGCATTGGAGCG GAAGCTCACGTGAATGCCTGCTACAAACATTTTTACTACTTTGTGCAAGAATTTGACATGATTTCGGCCAAGGAATTGGAACCCTTACAAGAAATGACATCTAGAATTTGCAAGGATAAGGATTGA
- the LOC6731769 gene encoding probable trafficking protein particle complex subunit 13 homolog — MEMVEPDSHLVALKVMRLMRPTLVGLGPVVTCEPTDLVQRFSNSQESDGMSGACAETLAAGQVLLLPQSFGSIYLGETFASYICVHNTTPNPVECVTVKADLQSNTSRINLSMHENAKSPVVLPPGGTIDDVIRYEVKEIGTHILVCEVNYSTPAGYAQSLRKFFKFQVLKPLDVKTKFYNAEIDEIYLEAQIQNVTTSPFCLEKVELDGSEDYSVTPLNTLPNGESVFTVKHMLQPNNSCQFLYCIKPKGDIAKNVDTLRQFNNVGKLDIVWRSNLGEKGRLQTSQLQRLPFECKTLRLEVLDAKNTIKIGTIFTFNCRVTNTSEHPMKLNVRLAAKFSPDSQYTGCADFMLNLLQSGESAEFPLSVCPSKLGLVKITPLVLTNTLQNEQFTIENVVDVFVVNSDYDNDTTTHQNKLIRYESAASCLTQKQVQLQVV; from the exons ATGGAGATGGTTGAACCGGATTCGCACTTGGTGGCCCTGAAAG TTATGCGCTTGATGCGGCCCACTTTGGTGGGCCTTGGACCTGTGGTAACCTGCGAGCCCACGGATTTGGTGCAGAGATTTAGCAACTCCCAGGAGAGCGATGGAATGTCCGGTGCCTGTGCGGAGACCTTGGCGGCCGGCCAGGTGCTACTGCTGCCACAGTCCTTCGGCAGCATTTACCTGGGCGAAACATTCGCGAGCTACATATGCGTCCACAACACCACACCGAATCCGGTGGAATGCGTCACCGTCAAGGCGGATCTCCAGTCGAACACGTCACGCATCAACCTATCCATGCACGAGAACGCCAAGTCGCCAGTGGTATTGCCGCCGGGTGGAACCATTGACGATGTGATACGATACGAGGTAAAGGAAATCGGAACACACAT TCTCGTCTGCGAAGTGAACTACTCGACTCCTGCGGGCTATGCTCAATCGTTGAGAAAGTTTTTCAAGTTCCAAGTGCTGAAGCCACTCGATGTGAAAACCAAGTTCTACAATGCGGAAATCGACGAAATCTACTTGGAGGCACAGATCCAAAACGTGACCACCAGTCCCTTCTGCCTGGAAAAGGTGGAGCTGGATGGCTCCGAGGACTACTCCGTCACACCACTGAACACGCTGCCAAATGGGGAATCCGTATTCACGGTGAAGCACATGCTGCAGCCCAACAATAGTTGTCAGTTTCTTTATTGCATCAAG CCCAAAGGAGATATAGCGAAGAACGTGGATACCCTGCGGCAATTTAATAATGTGGGAAAACTGGACATCGTTTGGAGGTCGAATCTTGGCGAGAAGGGCAGATTGCAAACTAGTCAGCTACAGCGATTG CCATTCGAATGCAAAACGCTCCGCTTGGAAGTACTGGATGCGAAGAACACCATTAAAATCGGCACGATATTCACGTTCAATTGTCGCGTGACGAATACCTCCGAGCATCCAATGAAACTGAATGTGCGACTGGCTGCAAAGTTTTCGCCTGATAGTCAATACACGGGCTGTGCTGATTTTATGCTGAATCTTCTGCAAAGTGGCGAATCTGCCGAGTTTCCATTGTCCGTCTGTCCATCCAAATTGGGCCTCGTGAAAATAACACCCTTGGTATTGACGAACACGCTCCAAAATGAGCAGTTCACCATTGAAAACGTCGTcgatgtttttgttgttaattcGGATTACGATAATGATACCACAACTCATCAGAATAAGTTAATTCGTTACGAAAGTGCTGCAAGCTGTTTGACCCAAAAGCAAGTTCAACTACAAGTTGTATAG